A single window of Crassostrea angulata isolate pt1a10 chromosome 8, ASM2561291v2, whole genome shotgun sequence DNA harbors:
- the LOC128158296 gene encoding uncharacterized protein LOC128158296, which produces MNIPVLLQYTALWIVFVLTTDFWNYIDGSCNVNVRYERDAAFDGVVPTPAWYYINSIPNLSFASCTLACFQSVSVCSGYLFSSQHSSCKLLRTFLTQIDRNGSYIGGDWEYRSRAAEILSLNKPVTASSNYEDYYPNAGHKLIYLVDGIKNAPGKFHTYYEPYPWVTIDLENFSIIRDVVMYNRADDHGRWLHSVEIRVGNSSVWSEMTTCGTYPGPSETGDIIVVECRPSCYGRYVTLKIVQLNYITDDSNANNGNNALGFEELVVNGLYF; this is translated from the exons ATGAATATACCAGTCCTTTTACAATATACGGCTTTGTGGATTGTGTTTGTTCTGACCACCGATTTTTGGAATTACATAGATGGTTCTTGTAATGTAAACGTACGTTATGAGAGAGACGCGGCCTTCGACGGAGTTGTTCCGACGCCTGCATGGTATTATATAAACTCTATCCCTAATCTAAGCTTTGCTTCGTGTACACTGGCGTGTTTTCAAAGCGTTTCTGTATGTTCTGGATATCTGTTTAGCTCTCAGCATTCATCTTGTAAGTTATTGAGGACTTTTTTGACACAAATTGATAGAAATGGAAGTTATATTGGAGGCGATTGGGAATATCGTAGCAGAGCAG CAGAAATCCTGTCTTTGAATAAGCCCGTCACTGCCAGTTCAAATTATGAAGATTACTATCCAAATGCTGGCCACAAGCTCATTTACCTTGTAGATGGGATAAAAAATGCACCTGGAAAATTTCACACATATTATGAACCGTATCCCTGGGTGACGATCGACCTTGAAAATTTTAGTATCATTAGGGATGTGGTTATGTATAACCGCGCCGATGACCATG GTCGGTGGCTTCACAGTGTGGAGATAAGGGTGGGAAACTCTTCTGTCTGGTCAGAGATGACTACTTGTGGCACATACCCAGGACCCAGTGAGACGGGGGATATAATTGTCGTTGAATGCAGACCATCTTGTTATGGAAGATACGTCACTCTGAAGATAGTTCAACTGAACTACATCACAGACGACTCGAATGCTAATAATGGCAACAATGCATTAGGGTTTGAAGAACTTGTTGTCAACggactttatttttga